One stretch of Cellulomonas wangsupingiae DNA includes these proteins:
- a CDS encoding mechanosensitive ion channel family protein — MRALTATPGASDDATPPALTPKGRPLSEWLAEWGDWFVGVPLRIVLIVVISSIVLLLLRHGISRIARHVAEGEPAIERGVLRPLGRSEVGSVLLKANPLATARRAQRAQTVGSVLRSTASIVVWSIAVFLVLDNLGVNLAPFIASAGIVGVAVGFGAQSLVKDFFSGLFMLLEDQYGVGDVVDVGPATGTVEAVGLRVTKVRDDDGTLWYVPNGSMVRVGNKTQGYSTAVVEVDVDYFVDLDEARQLLAQAARTVAADPVVGAYLQGEPTVTGAEKLAADAVGLRLSVRTAPAMQWEVARHLRVAVRRALEDAGVPLAGQRDALVAHQERTGVIAPTTDTAPGDADTSGSPGDADTSGTGADAGAQDSRPAEPQDPADPAARDPHDTPVHDAVERRDPPPPAHA; from the coding sequence ATGAGGGCGCTGACGGCGACCCCCGGGGCGTCGGACGACGCGACCCCTCCCGCGCTCACCCCGAAGGGCCGGCCGCTGTCCGAGTGGCTCGCCGAGTGGGGCGACTGGTTCGTCGGCGTGCCGCTGCGCATCGTGCTCATCGTCGTCATCAGCTCGATCGTCCTGCTGCTGCTGCGCCACGGCATCTCCCGCATCGCGCGGCACGTGGCCGAGGGCGAGCCCGCCATCGAGCGCGGCGTCCTGCGCCCGCTCGGCCGCTCCGAGGTCGGGTCGGTGCTGCTCAAGGCGAACCCGCTGGCGACGGCCCGACGCGCGCAGCGCGCGCAGACCGTCGGGTCGGTGCTGCGCTCGACCGCGTCGATCGTCGTGTGGTCGATCGCCGTGTTCCTCGTGCTCGACAACCTGGGCGTCAACCTCGCCCCGTTCATCGCGTCCGCGGGGATCGTGGGCGTCGCGGTCGGCTTCGGTGCGCAGAGCCTGGTCAAGGACTTCTTCTCGGGCCTGTTCATGCTGCTGGAGGACCAGTACGGCGTGGGCGACGTCGTCGACGTCGGCCCCGCGACGGGCACGGTCGAGGCCGTCGGGCTGCGGGTCACCAAGGTCCGCGACGACGACGGCACCCTCTGGTACGTCCCGAACGGCTCGATGGTGCGCGTCGGCAACAAGACGCAGGGCTACAGCACGGCCGTCGTCGAGGTCGACGTCGACTACTTCGTCGACCTCGACGAGGCCCGCCAGCTGCTCGCCCAGGCGGCGCGCACCGTCGCGGCCGACCCCGTGGTCGGCGCCTACCTCCAGGGTGAGCCGACGGTCACGGGCGCCGAGAAGCTCGCGGCCGACGCCGTGGGCCTGCGCCTGTCGGTCCGGACCGCGCCGGCGATGCAGTGGGAGGTCGCCCGGCACCTGCGCGTGGCCGTGCGCCGCGCGCTGGAGGACGCCGGCGTCCCGCTCGCCGGGCAGCGCGACGCGCTCGTCGCGCACCAGGAGCGCACGGGAGTGATCGCGCCGACCACCGACACCGCACCGGGTGACGCCGACACGTCGGGCTCGCCGGGCGACGCCGACACGTCGGGGACCGGCGCCGACGCAGGTGCGCAGGACTCCCGTCCGGCGGAGCCGCAGGACCCCGCCGACCCCGCGGCGCGCGACCCGCACGACACCCCGGTGCACGACGCGGTGGAGCGACGGGACCCGCCGCCTCCGGCGCACGCCTGA
- a CDS encoding prolyl oligopeptidase family serine peptidase, whose product MTTESLPGAVPGPAASPAPYPPAPRSDLVEDLHGHRVADPYRTLEDVDDERTQAWSRAQDDLYAAYRTRLGDAAEGTPFAGEVLQERLRALLGAGFVGAPAWRGDRRFFSRRAGEQEHAVVVVAEPDGAGGERERVLVDPLALDAAGTTTLDAWQPSKEGHLLAYQVSHGGTEESVLHVLDVATGELVDGPIDRARYSPVAWLPGGDAFYYVRRLAPDLVPADEQQYHRRVWLHRVGTSPERDVEVFGAGLDMTSYYGVQVSRDGRWLLVSASAGTAPRTDVWIADLTAPGAQDAPTFTEVAVGLDAEVGAWVGRDGRLYVHTDLDAPRGRLAVTDPTSPGVEHWVTLLPQDDVAVLEDVAFVDDGDPAAPTALLAAWRRHAVSEVTVHDPRTGRRTGEVPLPGLGSISGLVTRPEGGASVWFSYTDHVTVPHVHRYDATTGEVTVWASPPGALPDVPAVHTRQIEVTSADGTTVRAFVLARADRVDADGRPLAPAPTVLYGYGGFQISLDPAYSATTLAWVEAGGVYVVANLRGGGEEGEDWHRAGMRAHKQNVFDDFHAVAERLVADGWTTPGTLACWGGSNGGLLVGAAVTQRPDLWAAAVCSAPLLDMVRYQRFGLGVTWTEEYGDADDPEELGWLLGYSPYHRVVDGTAYPAVLFTVFEGDSRVDPLHARKLAAALQAATSSDPDERPVLVRREIGVGHGARALSRTVALSAEQLQFVAERTGLLAQDVLPAGSAA is encoded by the coding sequence GTGACGACCGAGTCCCTCCCCGGTGCCGTGCCGGGCCCCGCCGCCAGCCCTGCTCCCTACCCGCCCGCACCGCGCAGCGACCTCGTCGAGGATCTGCACGGGCACCGCGTCGCCGACCCGTACCGGACCCTCGAGGACGTCGACGACGAGCGCACGCAGGCGTGGTCACGCGCGCAGGACGACCTGTACGCCGCGTACCGCACGCGCCTGGGCGACGCCGCCGAGGGCACGCCGTTCGCCGGCGAGGTGCTCCAGGAGCGGCTCCGCGCGCTGCTCGGCGCCGGCTTCGTCGGTGCGCCCGCGTGGCGCGGCGACCGGCGCTTCTTCTCCCGCCGCGCGGGTGAGCAGGAGCACGCCGTCGTCGTGGTCGCCGAGCCCGACGGCGCGGGCGGCGAGCGCGAGCGCGTCCTCGTCGACCCCCTGGCGCTCGACGCGGCCGGCACGACGACGCTCGACGCGTGGCAGCCGTCGAAGGAGGGGCACCTGCTCGCGTACCAGGTGTCGCACGGCGGGACCGAGGAGAGCGTGCTGCACGTCCTCGACGTCGCGACGGGCGAGCTCGTCGACGGCCCGATCGACCGTGCGCGCTACTCCCCCGTCGCCTGGCTGCCCGGCGGTGACGCCTTCTACTACGTCCGACGGCTGGCGCCCGACCTCGTCCCTGCCGACGAGCAGCAGTACCACCGCAGGGTCTGGCTGCACCGCGTCGGCACGTCCCCCGAGCGCGACGTCGAGGTCTTCGGCGCGGGCCTCGACATGACGAGCTACTACGGCGTGCAGGTCAGCCGCGACGGGCGCTGGCTCCTGGTGTCCGCGTCGGCGGGGACCGCACCGCGCACGGACGTGTGGATCGCCGACCTCACGGCCCCCGGCGCGCAGGACGCCCCGACGTTCACGGAGGTCGCCGTCGGGCTGGACGCCGAGGTCGGCGCGTGGGTGGGTCGCGACGGCCGGCTGTACGTCCACACCGACCTCGACGCCCCACGCGGCCGGCTGGCCGTGACCGATCCGACGTCGCCCGGAGTCGAGCACTGGGTGACCCTCCTGCCGCAGGACGACGTCGCGGTGCTCGAGGACGTCGCGTTCGTCGACGACGGCGACCCGGCGGCCCCGACGGCGCTCCTCGCCGCATGGCGCCGGCACGCCGTCAGCGAGGTCACCGTCCACGACCCGCGCACGGGCAGGCGGACGGGCGAGGTCCCGCTGCCGGGCCTGGGGTCGATCTCCGGCCTGGTGACGCGGCCGGAGGGCGGCGCGTCGGTGTGGTTCTCCTACACCGACCACGTCACGGTGCCGCACGTCCACCGGTACGACGCCACCACGGGTGAGGTCACGGTGTGGGCGTCGCCCCCCGGCGCGCTGCCGGACGTGCCCGCCGTGCACACCCGCCAGATCGAGGTCACCAGCGCCGACGGGACGACCGTGCGGGCGTTCGTGCTGGCCCGGGCGGACCGCGTCGACGCCGACGGCCGCCCGCTGGCACCCGCGCCGACCGTCCTCTACGGCTACGGCGGCTTCCAGATCAGCCTCGACCCCGCGTACTCGGCGACCACGCTCGCGTGGGTCGAGGCCGGCGGCGTGTACGTCGTGGCGAACCTGCGCGGCGGCGGCGAGGAGGGCGAGGACTGGCACCGCGCGGGGATGCGCGCGCACAAGCAGAACGTGTTCGACGACTTCCACGCCGTCGCCGAGCGCCTCGTGGCCGACGGCTGGACGACGCCCGGCACGCTCGCGTGCTGGGGCGGGTCCAACGGCGGCCTGCTCGTCGGCGCGGCGGTCACGCAGCGCCCCGACCTGTGGGCGGCGGCGGTCTGCTCGGCACCGCTGCTCGACATGGTGCGCTACCAGCGCTTCGGCCTGGGCGTGACGTGGACCGAGGAGTACGGCGACGCCGACGACCCCGAGGAGCTCGGCTGGCTGCTCGGCTACTCGCCGTACCACCGCGTCGTCGACGGCACCGCGTACCCGGCCGTGCTGTTCACGGTCTTCGAGGGCGACTCGCGCGTCGACCCGCTGCACGCGCGCAAGCTCGCGGCGGCGCTGCAGGCCGCGACGTCGTCCGACCCGGACGAGCGGCCGGTGCTCGTGCGCCGCGAGATCGGCGTCGGGCACGGGGCGCGCGCGCTGTCGCGCACGGTCGCGCTGTCCGCCGAGCAGCTGCAGTTCGTCGCGGAGCGCACAGGCCTGCTCGCGCAGGACGTGCTGCCGGCCGGGAGCGCGGCATGA
- the malQ gene encoding 4-alpha-glucanotransferase has translation MPETTTHDDLWRLAAAYDVVPRYRGHDGHDHEASDETVVRVLAALGVDASSPERITLALAHVENMPWRRVLPPVVVLREGTSAQVPVHVTHGDPVEVWLELDPEAGGGRREVTQVDVVVEPRAVDGRLVGRATFALPDDLPLGWHEIRAEGPSAHAHSPVVVTPQRLELPERLRTGGVWGVMAQLYSVRSRTSWGVGDLADLAELGWLAAHRWGADFLLINPLHAAEPVEPLTPSPYLPTTRRFVNPLYVRVEDVRETAYLSAADRALVEWAAEPVLSLDTDPGPLDRDAVWAAKRAALEVVFAHPRSPARQAELDAFVEEEGEGLREFALWCALVERHGPPAGWSDDLRDPMSDAVAAAAVELADRVEFWSWLQWVADEQLEHAQRVARDGGMALGIMHDLAVGVHAEGADAWALRDVLATGASVGAPPDMYNQQGQDWSQPPWHPEGLARAAYRPYRDMLRTVLRHAGAIRIDHVLGLFRLWWVPAGNSAKDGAYVRYDHDALVGILALEAHRAGAVVIGEDLGTVEPWVRDYLAERGILGTSVLWFEQLHDGRPRPPEDYRELVLATVTTHDLPPTAGYLAGEHVTLRDRLGLLSKPVAEVRAQAAAERDHMLDALQERGLLGHDPSERETVEALHRWIRATPSVLLGVSLADAVGERRAQNQPGTDQEYPNWKVPLADGTGRLVLLEDLFTSARAQSLADAMGQ, from the coding sequence GTGCCAGAGACGACGACTCACGACGACCTGTGGCGGCTCGCGGCCGCGTACGACGTCGTGCCCCGCTACCGCGGCCACGACGGCCATGACCACGAGGCGAGCGACGAGACGGTGGTCCGGGTGCTCGCCGCCCTCGGCGTCGACGCGTCGTCACCGGAACGCATCACGCTGGCCCTGGCGCACGTCGAGAACATGCCGTGGCGGCGCGTGCTGCCTCCCGTCGTCGTCCTGCGGGAGGGCACCTCCGCGCAGGTCCCGGTGCACGTCACGCACGGCGACCCCGTGGAGGTATGGCTCGAGCTGGACCCCGAGGCCGGGGGCGGACGCCGCGAGGTCACCCAGGTCGACGTCGTGGTCGAGCCGCGCGCCGTCGACGGGCGCCTCGTCGGGCGCGCGACCTTCGCGCTGCCGGACGACCTGCCGCTCGGCTGGCACGAGATCCGCGCGGAGGGGCCCAGCGCCCACGCCCACAGCCCCGTCGTCGTGACCCCGCAGCGCCTCGAGCTGCCCGAGCGGCTGCGGACCGGCGGCGTGTGGGGCGTCATGGCGCAGCTGTACTCCGTGCGCTCCCGCACGTCGTGGGGCGTGGGCGACCTCGCCGACCTCGCCGAGCTGGGCTGGCTGGCGGCGCACCGCTGGGGCGCCGACTTCCTGCTGATCAACCCGCTGCACGCCGCCGAGCCCGTCGAGCCGCTCACGCCCAGCCCGTACCTGCCGACGACCCGGCGGTTCGTCAACCCGCTGTACGTCCGCGTCGAGGACGTGCGGGAGACGGCCTACCTGTCGGCCGCCGACCGTGCGCTCGTCGAGTGGGCCGCCGAACCGGTCCTGAGCCTCGACACCGACCCGGGCCCCCTCGACCGTGACGCCGTGTGGGCGGCGAAGCGTGCCGCCCTCGAGGTGGTGTTCGCGCACCCGCGCTCGCCGGCACGGCAGGCGGAGCTCGACGCGTTCGTCGAGGAGGAGGGCGAGGGACTGCGCGAGTTCGCGCTGTGGTGCGCGCTCGTCGAGCGTCACGGCCCGCCGGCCGGCTGGTCGGACGACCTGCGCGACCCGATGTCGGACGCCGTCGCCGCGGCCGCCGTCGAGTTGGCCGACCGGGTGGAGTTCTGGTCGTGGCTGCAGTGGGTGGCCGACGAGCAGCTGGAGCACGCCCAGCGCGTCGCCCGCGACGGCGGCATGGCCCTCGGCATCATGCACGACCTGGCCGTGGGGGTGCACGCCGAGGGCGCGGACGCCTGGGCGCTGCGCGACGTGCTCGCCACCGGTGCGTCCGTCGGCGCGCCGCCCGACATGTACAACCAGCAGGGCCAGGACTGGTCGCAGCCGCCGTGGCACCCCGAAGGGCTCGCCCGCGCGGCGTACCGCCCCTACCGCGACATGCTGCGCACGGTGCTGCGGCACGCGGGCGCGATCCGGATCGACCACGTGCTGGGGCTCTTCCGCCTGTGGTGGGTGCCCGCGGGCAACAGCGCCAAGGACGGCGCGTACGTGCGCTACGACCACGACGCGCTCGTCGGGATCCTCGCGCTCGAGGCGCACCGTGCGGGTGCCGTCGTCATCGGCGAGGACCTCGGCACCGTGGAGCCGTGGGTGCGGGACTACCTGGCCGAGCGCGGCATCCTCGGCACCTCCGTGCTGTGGTTCGAGCAGCTGCACGACGGCCGCCCCCGGCCGCCCGAGGACTACCGCGAGCTCGTGCTCGCGACCGTCACGACCCACGACCTGCCGCCGACGGCGGGGTACCTCGCCGGTGAGCACGTCACCCTGCGCGACCGGCTGGGCCTGCTGTCCAAGCCGGTGGCGGAGGTGCGCGCCCAGGCGGCGGCCGAGCGTGACCACATGCTCGACGCCCTGCAGGAGCGCGGCCTGCTGGGCCACGACCCGTCCGAGCGCGAGACCGTCGAGGCGCTGCACCGGTGGATCCGCGCGACGCCGTCCGTGCTCCTGGGGGTCTCGCTGGCCGACGCCGTGGGGGAGCGTCGGGCGCAGAACCAGCCGGGGACGGACCAGGAGTACCCGAACTGGAAGGTGCCGCTCGCGGACGGCACCGGGCGGCTCGTGCTGCTGGAGGACCTGTTCACCAGCGCCCGCGCGCAGTCGCTCGCCGACGCGATGGGCCAGTGA
- a CDS encoding AAA family ATPase, with protein sequence MTQPLRRVRVVGTSGSGKTTFARRLARALGAPHVELDEVFWGPGWVKRDLAEAHADLRARTAGPAWVADGNWESQLGDLLDGADAVVWLDHPRRTVMARVVRRALRRGILREELWHGNRESLANLLHLDPDQNIVLWSWTSHRRVAARYAARADDPRMVRLRGPRQAEAWLRAVERGSAR encoded by the coding sequence GTGACGCAGCCGCTGCGCCGCGTGCGGGTGGTCGGGACCTCCGGGTCCGGCAAGACCACGTTCGCGCGGCGCCTCGCCCGCGCGCTGGGCGCGCCGCACGTCGAGCTCGACGAGGTCTTCTGGGGGCCGGGCTGGGTGAAGCGCGACCTCGCCGAGGCGCACGCGGACCTGCGGGCGCGGACCGCCGGCCCGGCCTGGGTGGCCGACGGCAACTGGGAATCGCAGCTCGGTGACCTGCTCGACGGGGCGGACGCCGTGGTCTGGCTGGACCACCCGCGGCGCACCGTGATGGCCCGGGTGGTCCGGCGCGCCCTGCGGCGCGGGATCCTGCGCGAGGAGCTGTGGCACGGCAACCGCGAGAGCCTGGCGAACCTGCTGCACCTCGACCCGGACCAGAACATCGTGCTGTGGTCCTGGACCTCGCACCGCCGCGTCGCCGCGAGGTACGCCGCACGCGCGGACGACCCGCGGATGGTGCGGCTGCGCGGCCCGCGGCAGGCTGAGGCGTGGCTGCGCGCGGTGGAGCGTGGCTCCGCCCGCTGA
- the pepN gene encoding aminopeptidase N translates to MPGENLTRAEAAERAALVRTHAYDVELDLTTGPTTFASRSTVRFSATPGASTFIDLIAPTVHEVVLNGRALSPADVVADSRIRLDDLAAENELTVVADCAYMNTGEGLHRFVDPVDDEVYLYSQFEVADSRRVFAVFEQPDLKAAFTFTVTAPAHWTVVSNYPQLGEPQRVEGGRNLNGGRDEGTATWRFDTTPPISSYITAVVAGPYHGEHGELTSSDGRTIPLGVYCRSSLAEHLDTDNILDITRAGFAFYEERFGHPYPFAKYDQLFVPEFNAGAMENAGAVTFLESYVFRSKVPDATVERRAVTILHELAHMWFGDLVTMRWWDDLWLNESFAEYASTLATAEATRWTSAWTTFSSLEKSWAYRQDQLPSTHPIVADMRDLEDVEVNFDGITYAKGASVLKQLVAWVGQDEFFAGVRSYFAKHAWGNTQLRDLLTELEATSGRDLSAWSALWLEQAGVTLLRPEIEVDADGVVTSFAVLQEVPAEHPVQRPHRLAVGGYDLQGEGDDARLVRTVHVELDIDGPRTEVPELVGVRQPALLLVNDDDLAYAKVRLDPQSLATSVAHLDKFTDSLPRTLVWSAAWDATRDGETSARDFVDLVLGNIAHETDSSVILVLLRQLTTALDLYVAPEHREATATAAADRLLALAEAARAGSDQQLQLLKAFAARARTDAQLDVVTEVLDGRRTLQGLSVDTDLRWELLTALVAGGRAGDADVAAQQAADATATGQRAAAAARAAVPTAEAKERAWAAVVTDDDLPNALQAATISGFGRVHDTALLVPWVEPYFAELERVWADKTNEMAQNVVVGLYPTALADNPQVDVLGTTDAWLAGHPDAPAALRRLVVESRDGVRRALAAQEADRARG, encoded by the coding sequence GTGCCCGGAGAGAACCTCACCCGCGCGGAGGCGGCGGAGCGCGCCGCGCTCGTCCGCACCCACGCGTACGACGTCGAGCTGGACCTGACGACGGGCCCCACGACGTTCGCGTCCCGCTCGACGGTCCGGTTCTCGGCCACGCCGGGGGCGAGCACGTTCATCGACCTCATCGCGCCCACCGTGCACGAGGTGGTGCTCAACGGGCGCGCGCTGTCCCCCGCCGACGTCGTCGCCGACTCCCGCATCCGGCTCGACGACCTCGCCGCGGAGAACGAGCTGACCGTCGTCGCCGACTGCGCGTACATGAACACCGGCGAAGGGCTGCACCGGTTCGTCGACCCCGTCGACGACGAGGTGTACCTGTACAGCCAGTTCGAGGTGGCCGACTCCCGGCGCGTCTTCGCGGTGTTCGAGCAGCCCGACCTCAAGGCCGCCTTCACGTTCACGGTGACCGCGCCGGCGCACTGGACCGTGGTGTCGAACTACCCCCAGCTCGGTGAGCCGCAGCGTGTCGAGGGCGGGCGCAACCTCAACGGCGGCCGGGACGAGGGCACCGCCACGTGGCGTTTCGACACGACGCCGCCGATCTCCTCCTACATCACGGCGGTCGTCGCCGGTCCGTACCACGGCGAGCACGGCGAGCTGACGAGCAGCGACGGCCGCACCATCCCGCTGGGCGTGTACTGCCGGTCCTCGCTGGCCGAGCACCTGGACACCGACAACATCCTCGACATCACGCGCGCCGGGTTCGCGTTCTACGAGGAGCGCTTCGGCCACCCGTACCCGTTCGCCAAGTACGACCAGCTCTTCGTGCCCGAGTTCAACGCGGGCGCGATGGAGAACGCTGGCGCGGTGACGTTCCTGGAGTCGTACGTCTTCCGCTCCAAGGTGCCCGACGCGACCGTCGAGCGCCGCGCGGTGACGATCCTGCACGAGCTCGCGCACATGTGGTTCGGCGACCTGGTGACCATGCGCTGGTGGGACGACCTGTGGCTGAACGAGTCGTTCGCGGAGTACGCGTCGACGCTCGCCACGGCCGAGGCGACGCGGTGGACGAGCGCGTGGACCACGTTCTCCTCGCTCGAGAAGTCGTGGGCGTACCGCCAGGACCAGCTGCCCTCGACGCACCCGATCGTCGCGGACATGCGCGACCTGGAGGACGTCGAGGTCAACTTCGACGGCATCACGTACGCCAAGGGCGCCTCGGTGCTCAAGCAGCTCGTGGCGTGGGTCGGCCAGGACGAGTTCTTCGCCGGCGTGCGCTCGTACTTCGCCAAGCACGCGTGGGGCAACACCCAGCTGCGCGACCTGCTGACCGAGCTCGAGGCCACGAGCGGACGCGACCTGTCCGCGTGGTCCGCGCTGTGGCTGGAGCAGGCCGGCGTCACGCTGCTGCGCCCCGAGATCGAGGTCGACGCCGACGGCGTCGTCACGTCGTTCGCCGTGCTGCAGGAGGTCCCCGCCGAGCACCCGGTGCAGCGTCCGCACCGCCTCGCCGTCGGCGGCTACGACCTGCAGGGCGAGGGCGACGACGCGCGCCTGGTGCGCACCGTGCACGTCGAGCTCGACATCGACGGACCGCGCACCGAGGTGCCCGAGCTCGTCGGGGTGCGGCAGCCCGCGCTGCTGCTGGTCAACGACGACGACCTCGCCTACGCCAAGGTGCGGCTCGACCCGCAGTCGCTCGCGACCTCCGTCGCGCACCTGGACAAGTTCACCGACTCGCTGCCCCGGACCCTGGTCTGGAGCGCCGCGTGGGACGCGACCCGGGACGGCGAGACCTCGGCACGCGACTTCGTCGACCTCGTCCTCGGCAACATCGCGCACGAGACGGACTCCTCGGTCATCCTCGTGCTGCTGCGCCAGCTGACCACCGCGCTCGACCTGTACGTGGCGCCCGAGCACCGCGAGGCCACCGCCACGGCGGCGGCCGACCGGCTCCTCGCGCTCGCCGAGGCGGCGCGCGCCGGCTCGGACCAGCAGCTGCAGCTCCTCAAGGCCTTCGCCGCCCGGGCACGGACCGACGCCCAGCTCGACGTCGTCACCGAGGTGCTCGACGGGCGCCGCACGCTCCAGGGCCTGTCGGTCGACACCGACCTGCGGTGGGAGCTGCTCACCGCCCTGGTGGCCGGCGGCCGCGCGGGCGACGCCGACGTCGCGGCGCAGCAGGCCGCCGACGCGACGGCCACGGGGCAGCGGGCCGCCGCCGCCGCACGGGCCGCCGTCCCGACCGCCGAGGCCAAGGAGCGTGCGTGGGCCGCCGTCGTCACCGACGACGACCTGCCGAACGCGCTGCAGGCCGCGACGATCAGCGGGTTCGGGCGCGTGCACGACACGGCGCTGCTCGTGCCGTGGGTGGAGCCGTACTTCGCCGAGCTCGAGCGGGTCTGGGCGGACAAGACCAACGAGATGGCCCAGAACGTCGTCGTCGGGCTCTACCCGACGGCGCTCGCCGACAACCCGCAGGTCGACGTGCTGGGCACCACCGACGCGTGGCTCGCCGGGCACCCCGACGCCCCCGCCGCGTTGCGGCGGCTCGTGGTCGAGTCCCGCGACGGGGTGCGTCGTGCACTCGCCGCGCAGGAGGCGGACCGCGCGCGCGGCTGA
- a CDS encoding DsbA family protein — protein MPVVDFWFDPACPWAWMTSRWIDEVTRVRDVEVRWHVMSLSVLNEGRDLPDEYRRLMDESWGPVRVLVAAARDHGDEVLKPLYDAMGTRRHPQGRRDVAAIVAESLAEVGLPAGLADVAGTDEVDDLLRASHARAMDLVGDEVGTPVVAIDGVGFFGPVITPAPHGEDAGRLFDGLALVTGVPGFYELKRTRTQGPVFDHPALQQA, from the coding sequence GTGCCCGTCGTCGACTTCTGGTTCGACCCCGCATGCCCCTGGGCGTGGATGACGTCACGCTGGATCGACGAGGTCACCCGCGTGCGGGACGTCGAGGTGCGGTGGCACGTCATGAGCCTGTCCGTCCTCAACGAGGGCCGTGACCTGCCCGACGAGTACCGGCGGCTCATGGACGAGTCGTGGGGGCCCGTGCGCGTGCTCGTCGCCGCGGCGCGCGACCACGGCGACGAGGTGCTCAAGCCGCTGTACGACGCCATGGGCACGCGCCGGCACCCGCAGGGCCGCCGCGACGTCGCCGCGATCGTCGCGGAGTCCCTCGCGGAGGTGGGTCTGCCGGCCGGCCTGGCCGACGTGGCGGGGACCGACGAGGTGGACGACCTGCTGCGCGCGTCGCACGCCCGCGCCATGGACCTCGTCGGTGACGAGGTCGGGACCCCGGTCGTCGCGATCGACGGCGTCGGGTTCTTCGGTCCCGTGATCACCCCCGCCCCGCACGGGGAGGACGCCGGCCGCCTTTTCGACGGTCTCGCGCTGGTCACCGGCGTGCCCGGGTTCTACGAGCTCAAGCGCACGCGCACGCAGGGCCCGGTGTTCGACCACCCGGCGCTGCAGCAGGCGTGA